TACATGAGCCGGAGCCAGACCAGCACCAGGGCCAGGCCGTAGCTCCGGATCATGAACAGCCGGTGGGCGGCGAAGCGCCGCCGGAGGGCGCACCGCCACGCGGCCAGCGTGAAGAAGAGCCAGAGCGCGCCGAGCAGGACGATCGGCAGGCGCGAGCCCTCGTACTCGATGGTCGCGCCCAGGTAGATCGCGGAAAGCGCGGCGATGGTGGCGCCGCCGATGTAGCACCGCCCGATGAGCCGATGGAGCGCCGGGCGTCGCGTGCGCAGGGAGGTGCTGAACTGCAGCGGGCCCCCGATGAACACGGCCAGCGCGGCGCCGAGGTGGGCGATGTACCACGCCTGCTTGTTGAGGAGGTCAGGCCCGAGCTGGCCAGGGGTCAGGAAGCGAAAGCTGATCGCGCGATACAGGTAGTAGACGCTCAAGGGGAGCAGGATGCCCCAGGCCAGCCGGGTCTGCACCGCCGTCGGGCGAGTCGTGGTCATGCGGTCATCGCTTCCCCCCGACCCCGGGCACGGCCGCGACCTGCCGCATCCAGGCGGCCACCTGGCGCGCGTCGAGGTCGGCCAGTGACCGGAGCTCGACGCCACGCGTCGCCTTGCCCATCGCCACCGGCGTCACCGGGGGGACCGGCGTGAGCGCCGTACCGTTCACGAACATCAGCTTGATGTGGCCGGCAAAGGCGCCGCAGGAAAAACACCAGCCATCGCCGACACCATAGTAGGCCATCCCCCACTTCACCGACCGCTGCAGGCCGGGCAGCGTCCGCGCCGCGAGGGCGTCGACGCGCTCCGCGACGCCGCGCTGCGGCTGCGGAAGGCTCGCGATGTAGGCAAGGACCGGCGCATCGCCGGCCGCCGCCTTGGCGGCGCTGGCCTTGCCCGTCACCATCGATGCCGGCAGGGGCGTGGCGGCCTTGGCCTTCGGCGCTTTCTTGGCCGGCTTCCGGCCTGCGGGCCGGGCCACCTTGTCAGTCTTGCGAGCCGGCATGGCGGTCTCCCGGAGCGGGAAGGTGTGTCGCCGCATCGTAGGCCTTCTCGAGCGCCGCCACGTCCAGCTTCACCATCGTCATCATGGCGTCCATCACGGCCTGCACCTTCCGGCTGTCCTTGTCGCCGATCAGCTCCATGAACCGCCGCGGCACGATCTGCCACGTGACGCCGAACGGATCCTTGATCCACCCGCACGCGCTCGGCGTGGCGCCCGCCGCGACCAGCTTGTCCCAGTACAGGTCGACTTCCGCCTGGTCCGCGCAGTCCACGTAGAGGGAAAAGCCCTCGGAGAAGCTGAAGTACGAGCCCCCGTTGTAGCCCATGAAGGCCTGGCCCCCGACCACGAACTCGGCGGAGGAGATCGGGCCATCCTTGCCGGTCCGGGCGACGTGCTTGATCCGGGAGTCCGGGAACGTGGCGGTGTAGAACGCGATGGCCGCCTCGAGCTGATCATTGAACATCAGGAAGGGTGTCACCTTGGTCATCGGACATCCTCCCTGTCGCGGAGGGGCGAGAGTAGTTGACGAGAGCGTGCCCACGCGCAGGTCCGCGTGGGTCGTGCCATTGTTGGCCCAGGTGGGTCTTTGGTTGAACGGGTGCACCCGCTGGTGCCGTGCCACCCAATCTCAACAGCGGCTGGCTTGAATCCACTGCCTGGGGCGGCCCTGCGCCACGCTCGCGCAGGGTGAGCGCCTGTTCCCTGGCGTCAGGCCATCGTCGGAATCACGCCTGTGCCTGATCGAGCGGGGCGCATCGGGGTCCCGGAAACCTACGTGGCAACGTATGGTCCTGCCAGCCCGCGGCAGCCGACCGGACCGCGCCCTGTCCACTGCGTGCGGTGGGTGACCGGCGGCCGTACGCTCTAGACGCTCGTGAGGATCGCGAGCGCCGTCCCGAGTGTCAGGAGGGAGGCGAGGCCCACGAAGTATGGGCGGAGGGAAGGATCGTTGAGACGGCCCCGGGCCACTGCGACGGCCGCGAGGGTCAGAAACCCGGCTGCCGCAAGGCAGGCGATGGCCCGGAGTGCCTGACTGACTGAAGGAGCGTGTGTCAGGGCCAGCAGCAGCGCCGCGGCGAATGCCCCCAAGGCTCCCGCAAGCAGGAGGAGCGCTCCGGGTAGCCTCCAGGCGGGACCAGGCGGCTGCGTCACAAACCGGTGCCAGGGCATGGCGCTCCAATGCGACAAGGGGAACTACGCTTCTGCAATGGCCGCGATCGAGATCAGCAGGCCTTCCACCCTGACCGGCAGCTTGGCGCCCTGCCGCGCGGGTGGATCCACCGGGAACCACCGCAGCCACTCCTCATTCATCCCCGCGAAGTCCGACTCGTTGGCCAGGACGACCGTCGCACTCACGACCTGGTCGAGGGAGCTGCCCGCGGCCTCGAGGATGGCCGCGATGTTCCGGAGGCACTGGGCGGTTTGCTCCTGGATGGTGGATCCGGCCAGGGCGCCCGTGGCGGGGTCAACCGGCGCAGTGCCGGAGACAAAGATGAGGCCTGCCGCGCGGGTCGCCTGGCTGTAGGTGGGCGGGGCGGCTGGAGCAGTGGTGGTCCGAATGACGGTACGGGGCACGGTGTCTCCAGCAGGACGCGGGGCGATGTCAGGGGTCCATGTCGTGCATGGGAAATCTAGTCTGCCGACACGTCACGGGCCCGGCGGGATCACGGGGGTGGATCAACAGCTGGCCGGCCAGAAGGACGCAGCCTTCTGTCCACGGGTTACCTGGGCGGAGTGTCGGTGGGGTGGGGAGTTCATGCGTGACCGAACACCCACGGTCGGCTGAGGCGCCCGGTCGGGGCCGCGGGACATACCCGCCATGGCACGTCGGCAGCCGCGGCGTGCCCGAGCTGCTGCACGATGACGGCGAGACCCGCCACGAAGAAACCCGCCGCGCACTGGCCCAGGCGCACACGCGGTGCGTCCACGCCAAGGACGCCAGGACCCTTTCCCTCGAGTCGCAGGAGGATCCACGAGAAGGCCAGCAGGATGGGGCCGATCATCACCGGGTGGGGTGAGGGAGGCGTGCCAAGGGGCGGACGACGCGCCCACTACGCGCGTAGGCGGGTTCTGTTTCGTCGCCGGACACCCGCGCATCACCTGCCTGGGGCGGCGGAGAGGAGGAACCCGTCGGGCTGGCGGGGATCACATGCTACCGGACAGTTAGGCTATGGCCGGGCCCCGACTGGTGGATGCGCTAGTTGGGCCGTGCCGGGACGGAAGCCGGAACGCGCTGCCCGATGCGCCCCCACCGGATGGCTGAGAGCCATGGGAGGAGGCGAGGCGAATGTGGGTCATAGCTGTAATAGACGTAGCGGGGTCTGCCCACGACATGACTCGCAGGCAGGAACCCCCAGAAGCGACTGTCGTAGCTGAAGTCCCGATGGTCCCCGAGCACGAGATAGGCGCCCGCCGGGACACGAAGCGGTCCCCAGTTCCGCCGATCGGGAACGAGCCCATCGGCGCGATGGAGGAGGAATGGCGCCTGCCAGCGAGCCATCTGCTCGCGGAGCTCCGGGGAGTCCGCGGGTCCACCCACCGACGAGTGACCCTGGGACCAGGCCGGCTGGAGCCGGTTGAGGAACAGCTCGCCGTTGCTCATGCCGACGCTGTCGCCAGGGACGGCCGCAATGCGGCTGACCGTGAGGAGACCAGGCGCTTCCACGGAAATGAAGGCCACGACCTCGCCACGCTGAGGCCGGTAACCCGGCCGAAGCTCCACCATGAGGTGGTCACCTGCCAGCAGCGCAGGCTCCATGGAGCCGGTGGGCATCCTGAAGGCCGTACGCCGCCCTGGCGCGCCATGGCCGCCAAGGAGCGCGGCGGCAAGGATAGCCGCGGCCAGCAGCGGCAGGATCAACAGGACCTTCGGTGTGCCCTTGAGCGTCATCGCAGGTGTCTCATCGCATTGGCCTGACGCCCCCGCAGATGTGGCCGGGCGCGGCGGGAGCGCGACGGTCCCGGGCACCTCGCCTGATGGTGCCAGACCCTTCCCAGGCTGACAGCCGCCCCCCGGCAGGGTCCATTCGGACGTCAGGCGCCTGCCGAGTCGACGGCTGAGACCGCTGGCCGGAGCTGGCTCCACGCCCACCCGAGCAGGGTGAGGACCAGGAAGGGATACGCGAAGAACGGCAGGGGCGACGAAGTCGGGAGCAGCGGGTGGCCGGCAAACAGCTGACTCGCCGTCAGGGCAAAGAGGCAGGCCGAGATGACACCGACCCCGCGAATCCAGGCGGGGAAGACGGGGGTCACGCTCACCATGAGCAGGGCGGTGGCCCAGAGGGCGGTGCCCGCGGCGAAGGCCGGCACGCTCCCAGCCGGCCCGGCGGCGGTCCCACCGAGGAGAACCCCCTCGCCGATCGCGAAGACGAGGAAGCCCGCCGCGGCGAGGTCGACGCCCGCCCGGAAGTACTTGAGGGCGAGGAGGGTGGTGCCCGCCACGAGGGCCACGCTGTCGAGGGCCCAGAGGCTCGCCTGGAGGGTGGCGGAGGAGGCGAAAGTGCCGGCGAGGCCGAGGGCGGCGCCCACCAGCAGCCCGGCGGCAGCGAGCCTCGAGAGGAGCCTGTCTGCAGAGGTCATCATGCTCGGGACCGTGGGGGAGAGAGGGGGGAGAGACCCGGGGTCGCACAGTGACCTGACGCCCGCGTACGACCGGCAGCGCGAGGGCTGTGGACTGTCCGTGGCAGCAACTTACCGCCCGGGCGCTGACAGGTCCATGCGCCAGGGGTGGCGGAGGCCAACGGGACCGCCACGAAGCGCGATGGCGAGCCTGGTGAACGCAGCCGCACCTCTCGGCGGACCCGCGAAGCAGGATAGCCTACATGCTGTACCCTGCACGACGAGTGGGTGGTCAACAAGCGCCCTCGGCATGCCGGCGGCACATACCGCACCCACGAATGCCCCGAGGTCCTTGCGTCCACCGATCGTCGGGACGCCTGCGGTGATGGAGGAGGCGCGTGAACCGATGGGTTCAGAGACGTGCTCTTCGACCCGCTCCCCCTTGCAGGGCCTTCCGGTAGACGAGGTCAGCGGCGACCAGGTCCTCCATGGCGTGGCCCATGGACTTGAACGCCGTCAGTTCGGTGTCGGAGGCGCGGGCCGCGGCCTTGCCCGACAGGAGATCGCCAAGTTCGGTGCCCATCGCAGGGTCGAGTCCGGTCAGCTCGCCGCAGCCGGCTGGGGGTGGCTCGAACGCGAGCCGGGATTCCACCACGAGCCTGCCCTGCCGGGCGATCTCGATGGGCAGTTCACCCCCCGGCGGGGCGTAGCCGACCGAGGTGACGTGAGCGCCGGGGGAGAGCCAGTCGATACTGATGACTGGAGTGCCGGACGAGGTGCAGAGGCAGACGACGTCGGCCCCGTGCACCGCCTGCTGGAACGACTCACAGGCGTGCGCGCGCGGGTCGGCTGCCGCCAGCGCCTGCGCGTCCGAGAACCTGCGTGAGGCGATCCGGATCTCGGCGAACGCGCGAACCCGCGGAAGCACCCGCAGGTGGGCCCGGCCCTGCACGCCGGCGCCGATGATGGCCAGCACCCGGGCGTCCCGTCGCGCCAGGCACCGGGCGGAGATGGCGGCGCAGGCCGCGGTTCTCATGGCGGTGATGTACGATCCGTCCATGACCGCCTGCGGCGTCCCGGTGGACGGATCAACGAGCGTGATGAGCGCCTGAATCGTCGGCAGGCCGCGGCTGCTGTTGCCGATGAAGGTCGACACGAGCTTGACGGCCATGGGATGGCCCGGAAGCCACGCCGGCTTGAGGAGCAGGTGGCCGGCGCCCGGGACGCCGACCTCGCTCCGCGGCGGCGACCGGACCCGTCCGTCGCTCAGCGCGAGGAAGCCGTCCTCGAGGCCCTCCAGGAGCGCGTCCACGTCCAGCAGCGACTGCACCTCGTCCCGGGTCAGCAGCAGCAGCTCCATGTCAGGCTCCTCCCAGGTCCGGCTGTCACAGCGGCCGCGGCTCCCAGGTGCACAGGGGGCCCTCGCACCAGGCTAGTCGGCGAACGCGGCGCGCAGCATCATGGCGGAGGTGTAGAGTATCACCCCGATCACCAGCCACCGCAGGATGTCCAGCGGCAGCTCCTTGACGATGAAGGCCGCGATCAGCACGGCGACCACGCCCGGAATCGCCATTGCCACGGCGGCCTTCCGGTTGTACGCCCCCTCCCGAATGAAGCGGATGGAGGCGGGCGGCATGAGGAAGGCGCAGGAACCCATCATGATCGGGAAGGCGACCCTGGGCGACAGGCCGAGGGCGAACACCAGGGCCATGCACGGCGCGTACAAGCCCACGCCGGCCGTCATCACCGCCCCCAGCAGGCCATTGACCAGGACCGCGAACACCAGCTTGCCGCCGTGCAGGCCGATGGCATCCCCCCCGCCCGGTATCCACGCCATGGTCCGGGCCAGCATGAACGCAGCGGTGACCAGAAGGGCAATCCCCATCGTCAGCCGGATCC
The Gemmatimonadota bacterium DNA segment above includes these coding regions:
- a CDS encoding ornithine cyclodeaminase family protein, whose amino-acid sequence is MELLLLTRDEVQSLLDVDALLEGLEDGFLALSDGRVRSPPRSEVGVPGAGHLLLKPAWLPGHPMAVKLVSTFIGNSSRGLPTIQALITLVDPSTGTPQAVMDGSYITAMRTAACAAISARCLARRDARVLAIIGAGVQGRAHLRVLPRVRAFAEIRIASRRFSDAQALAAADPRAHACESFQQAVHGADVVCLCTSSGTPVISIDWLSPGAHVTSVGYAPPGGELPIEIARQGRLVVESRLAFEPPPAGCGELTGLDPAMGTELGDLLSGKAAARASDTELTAFKSMGHAMEDLVAADLVYRKALQGGAGRRARL
- a CDS encoding RidA family protein yields the protein MPRTVIRTTTAPAAPPTYSQATRAAGLIFVSGTAPVDPATGALAGSTIQEQTAQCLRNIAAILEAAGSSLDQVVSATVVLANESDFAGMNEEWLRWFPVDPPARQGAKLPVRVEGLLISIAAIAEA
- the lepB gene encoding signal peptidase I, with the protein product MTLKGTPKVLLILPLLAAAILAAALLGGHGAPGRRTAFRMPTGSMEPALLAGDHLMVELRPGYRPQRGEVVAFISVEAPGLLTVSRIAAVPGDSVGMSNGELFLNRLQPAWSQGHSSVGGPADSPELREQMARWQAPFLLHRADGLVPDRRNWGPLRVPAGAYLVLGDHRDFSYDSRFWGFLPASHVVGRPRYVYYSYDPHSPRLLPWLSAIRWGRIGQRVPASVPARPN
- a CDS encoding VOC family protein, which translates into the protein MTKVTPFLMFNDQLEAAIAFYTATFPDSRIKHVARTGKDGPISSAEFVVGGQAFMGYNGGSYFSFSEGFSLYVDCADQAEVDLYWDKLVAAGATPSACGWIKDPFGVTWQIVPRRFMELIGDKDSRKVQAVMDAMMTMVKLDVAALEKAYDAATHLPAPGDRHAGSQD
- a CDS encoding DUF2306 domain-containing protein, producing MTTTRPTAVQTRLAWGILLPLSVYYLYRAISFRFLTPGQLGPDLLNKQAWYIAHLGAALAVFIGGPLQFSTSLRTRRPALHRLIGRCYIGGATIAALSAIYLGATIEYEGSRLPIVLLGALWLFFTLAAWRCALRRRFAAHRLFMIRSYGLALVLVWLRLMYDLQDWLFFYVRDEAMRDATREWASWVIPLLVLELWLAWLPLLRGDARRAATAE
- a CDS encoding DUF1801 domain-containing protein translates to MPARKTDKVARPAGRKPAKKAPKAKAATPLPASMVTGKASAAKAAAGDAPVLAYIASLPQPQRGVAERVDALAARTLPGLQRSVKWGMAYYGVGDGWCFSCGAFAGHIKLMFVNGTALTPVPPVTPVAMGKATRGVELRSLADLDARQVAAWMRQVAAVPGVGGKR
- a CDS encoding sulfite exporter TauE/SafE family protein, whose product is MIAVIWVSLALLAVWFVTGFTRDLLKHRHSLEDANWGTTGLIGFVVNFFDVLGIGAFAPQTALLKFTRQTEDRLIPGTMNVANTIPVVVQALIFITIIEVEPLTLVPMLASAAVGAIVGAGIVARLSERRIRLTMGIALLVTAAFMLARTMAWIPGGGDAIGLHGGKLVFAVLVNGLLGAVMTAGVGLYAPCMALVFALGLSPRVAFPIMMGSCAFLMPPASIRFIREGAYNRKAAVAMAIPGVVAVLIAAFIVKELPLDILRWLVIGVILYTSAMMLRAAFAD